The Pygocentrus nattereri isolate fPygNat1 chromosome 4, fPygNat1.pri, whole genome shotgun sequence genome includes a window with the following:
- the LOC108414677 gene encoding L-selectin-like: MEVEHLFKHSITAALSSEPESSLTEMHHLYSDILNTDERITSLTMDFDKTHRSMFSFILLFLMLSHWTPVAGWSYHYSNTTMNWNTARQWCRDRFTDMVAIQNHGEIDHLNTILPRVSGYYWIGLRKINNSWTWVGTNKKLTEEAKNWAKGEPNNGRNNEDCVEIYIKREKDEGKWNDESCRKRKTALCYTASCKKDSCSHHGECVETINNHTCECFEGFYGEECEHVVKCQAEEISAPDHGSVYCIQPNGNFSYDSQCEYTCNEGYQVVGSQTTRCEASAAWSTKPPTCELVQCSDLTEPLHGTMQCDHLLGSFSYQSSCEFSCEEGYTLTGSSSSKLMCEASGHWNDFQPICTAVHCSTLEDPANGRIICSGESFASSCNFSCNDGFHLHGAPEITCTESAEWSQEKPDCEAVTCPYLQKPDNGLMNCSSEEATVGTSCSFSCLDGYILLGDEVVTCNFTGDWSGAAAECQAPPEPQLSPPLVTGLTVAGGVSLSSLALALCIMKKLRQKAEKFDLSKSDIDMPPQVYKSIDSLI; encoded by the exons ATGGAGGTGGAGCACTTATTTAAACACAGCATCACAGCAGCTCTGAGCTCAGAACCAGAAAGTTCTCTGACTGAGATGCATCACCTGTATTCTGATATATTAAACACAGATGAAAGGATTACATCGCTGACAATG GACTTTGACAAGACTCACAGATCAATGTTCTCCTTTATCCTCCTCTTTTTAA TGTTATCTCATTGGACCCCAGTAGCAGGCTGGTCCTACCATTACTCTAACACCACCATGAACTGGAATACTGCTCGTCAGTGGTGTAGGGACCGCTTCACGGACATGGTGGCCATCCAGAACCACGGCGAAATCGACCACCTCAACACCATCCTTCCCCGAGTAAGCGGATACTACTGGATCGGCCTCCGCAAGATCAACAACAGCTGGACCTGGGTGGGCactaacaagaagctgacggAAGAGGCCAAGAACTGGGCCAAAGGGGAGCCCAATAACGGACGGAACAACGAAGACTGTGTGGAGATCTACATTAAGAGGGAAAAGGATGAGGGCAAATGGAACGATGAGTcctgcagaaagaggaagaCTGCACTTTGCTACACTG CATCCTGCAAGAAAGACTCTTGCAGCCaccatggagaatgtgtggagACCATCAACAACCACACGTGTGAATGCTTTGAGGGCTTCTATGGAGAAGAGTGTGAGCACG TTGTGAAATGCCAAGCAGAGGAAATATCTGCTCCTGATCACGGCAGCGTCTACTGCATCCAACCTAATGGCAATTTCTCGTACGATTCTCAGTGCGAGTACACCTGCAATGAGGGCTACCAGGTCGTCGGCTCACAAACAACACGGTGCGAAGCCTCAGCAGCTTGGTCAACCAAACCACCGACCTGTGAAC TCGTCCAGTGCTCTGATCTGACTGAGCCTCTTCATGGCACCATGCAGTGTGATCATCTGCTTGGAAGCTTCAGCTATCAGTCCTCCTGTGAGTTTAGCTGTGAGGAAGGATACACACTAACAGGCTCAAGCTCCAGCAAGCTGATGTGTGAAGCCAGTGGGCACTGGAACGATTTTCAGCCCATCTG CACAGCTGTTCACTGCTCAACTCTTGAGGACCCTGCAAACGGCAGAATCATCTGCAGTGGTGAAAGTTTTGCCAGCAGCTGCAACTTCAGCTGTAATGATGGGTTCCACCTTCATGGGGCGCCAGAAATTACCTGCACTGAGTCTGCAGAGTGGAGCCAGGAGAAACCTGACTGTGAAG CAGTGACATGTCCGTACCTCCAGAAGCCGGACAATGGCCTCATGAACTGTTCCTCTGAGGAGGCCACCGTCGGGACTTCCTGTTCCTTCAGCTGTTTAGATGGCTACATTCTTCTCGGCGATGAGGTGGTGACGTGTAACTTCACCGGCGACTGGTCTGGAGCAGCAGCTGAGTGTCAAG CTCCTCCTGAGCCCCAGTTGAGCCCACCCTTGGTGACCGGCCTGACCGTAGCAGGAGGTGTTAGTTTGTCCAgcctcgctctggctctctgcaTAATGAAGAAACTCAGGCAGAAAG CTGAAAAGTTTGACCTAAG taAATCAGACATTGACATGCCTCCCCAGGTATACAAGAGCATCGACAGTCTAATATAG